Genomic window (Alligator mississippiensis isolate rAllMis1 chromosome 7, rAllMis1, whole genome shotgun sequence):
GTGGTTCAAGTAACCCAGTATATGAATACAGTATGCACCATTATAATATTTATAGACAATGTGTTGATAATTTATTTCACATAGGTTATAAAAAGCATCTGCAAATTAATcacaaaatatataaaatatttttggatTACACAGTTGAATGATATATTTTTCTACTTATCAGCCATTTCAAAGTTTGCTTTACCTCCTTATTCCTCAGGCTGTAAATTAAAGGGTTCAGCATTGGAGACATGAGTGTATAGAACAGGGAAAGCAGTTTGTCAGAGCTGAGTGAGTAGAAGGATTTGGGCCTTAGGTAAGTCACAATGCCAGATCCATAAAACAGAGTGACCACGATaaggtgggaggagcaggtggaaaAGGTTTTTTTCCTACTCTCAGCTGATGGTATCTTGAGGATGGTTTGCAGAATACAGGCATAGGACACGAGGATGAGCATGAAGGGCACCATAATGAAGATGATAGTGACGGCATAGGTGATGATTTCATTCCTGTAAGTGTTCACACAGACAAGCTTCAGCAGTGGAGGCAGGTCACAGAAGAAGTGGTTTATTCTATTGGGGCCACAGAAGGGCAATGTGAATGTTGAAGCTGTCTGCCCCACACCGACCAGCACACCCATGAGCCAGGACACAGCTAAAAGCTGAAAGCAAACTCTCCGATTCATCATGGTCATGTAGTGCAGAGGGTGACAGATGGCCACATAGCGGTCATATGCCATGGCAGCTAGAACAAAACACTCAGTGATCCCTAAAAGGGCAAAGAAATTCAGCTGCATGGCGCAGCCCAGAAAGGAGATCCTGTTTTCTTTGGAGAAGAAACTTAATAGCATTTTGGGGATGGTCGAAGAGGTGTAACTGATTTCCACACAGGACAGATTTctgaggaagaaatacatgggggagTGAAGGACAGGGTCTACCAGGGTGATCACAATGATCAGAATGTTTCCCCCTAAGTCAATGATGAACATAAGCAGTACTAGCAAGAAAAGGGTGGCTTGGACTTCGAAGATGTTTGAGAAAGGCTCAAAGAAGAAGTGTGTTACAACTGAGCGGTTCTCACCAGTCATGTCCCATTCTTGCTTTCCATCTGcagaaataagaaaataattcatCATGAACTAGTAAGGTAGATGAACTGCCACAGGTGAACCTAGGActttgaaaagcagggtgcaggtgATGCGGTGCATCATGTTATAACACAAAGAATACTTTTCTTGGATTAAAAGGAAACCATAAACTTATCATATGGTAGGGACTTAGGGCTATATAATTCAGTTTATGTTCCAAGAGAAAAGAAATATAACACAGCTGATATAATGTGGGGAGTTACCAGTCCTAGGCTGGGCAGGCACCTGGTGCCGGGGGCAAGGGGTAGGGCTGttactcccagccccaccacagatAGAATTGCTCCCTGCACACCAAGAGGAGTCTCTTAAACACCCCATCATGCACTTTATGCATTGTTcctatgggcaactggtgcccccCGAGTCAGGGGGGCATTTGCCCACCCCAGTGGATAGTCAGCAACTGGTAGGGAggatccccccacagccaatcattCCAATGGggggcagtctccctgcagccaacCACGTACCAACCACGGGGCAGCGTTCCTTCTAAACTGGCTGTAAGAGGGAAGACTGCCCAGAAGGGCCAGGGACacgcctggaagtgccagtggcacttctcctgGTGTCCCCGCTTCCCAGCCAGTGCTCTTGGGGGagcaccagcctgccctgcctgcccaccgcctaagtggggaatgctgctGTGAGGGGGTGCATCAGCACTCTACACGTCACCACTGATTGTCCCTGCCACCTCAAatgctccctgcctccactgtCCCACATTATTGCACATACCCCcatgtgcagccccatcccatcatGCTTCAAACCCATCAAATCAAAGCATCTACCTCACACTGCACTGAGTCCTACTGTACCCCCTCTCTGCTCCCATGAATCCAATGTACCCTGCACAGATTTGTCCCCATCATTCCTCAGCCCCTGTGGACACTCACCATCTTGCACCCAACATCCTCTCTGAGCATTTAAacctcactgcagcccctcaCACCCCCTGTGTCCTTCTCACCCACAATCTCTCTTGCTTACACCCCACTTTAACCCACCATATTCCCCAACTCCCCCTCACTTTTcaccccaaaacaaaccaaacaatcCTTATCTCATAAATCCTCTACCAAACAGGCCTTGCTGTCTGCAAAAGCTCCCTGGTTGATTGACCCCTCGTGCTCCCTGGGACCCCATTTCCCTAATCAGGGAAATTGACTCCTGTCATCCAACCATGCTTGGCCTTATGCCACCATGGTTGCACCCCTGGTTCAGCCTCCATCCTCTGCTGCAAGGAAGAACTCAGGAAAGGGTTACTGCAGCAACTTACCTCTTTGCCTCACGTTTGCAATCCCTCTGGCCTCTGACTGCTGAGCCACTGCACAACTCAGCCTGCCTTCATCCCTGCCTCTACTCTTCCTGTCTCTGACTTGTTGTGGGTTTGAATCTCCTAGGAACAAAGCCTCCCAGTACAGGTTCTTATATATCAGGACACCTTTATTGGACACACTGGGGGTAAGGAGAGAAATATTACCAAGAATAGATAACAGGCCAAATAATTgtagaagaaagaatagcttgattagaGGAAGATCAAGAAAGAACCTACATCAATTAGATAAAAATGAGCCATGAActcagctaactccctcagctGTACCTGAAGGGAACTGCTGTACGTCCTTGGTAGCTTATTTTAAACATTCATTGGAGCAGGACTGCACAAGTAACTTCCCACTAACCTGAAGATCCATCCCTGTGAACTATGATATTCCAAACAAATACATAACCCTTATTCACAATAGATACATTTCCCATAGTGACCTCTGATACTGGGCTCTTCCAGTATTAGGTAATTAGTACAGGGTAACTGGTGATTGATAACTGGTTGTGGGGGGGAGCAAGAACACAAAGATCCTACTGACTTCTACTAATCAGGTCCAATTTGCCTGAAAGTGGGCACATGGACCTGTGATATTTGAAATCAGTGGCCGGTTTTGAGAATATCAATCTTTCTCTTACTGTTCTCTGAACTGAGAACAGA
Coding sequences:
- the LOC102565527 gene encoding olfactory receptor 10A2-like, which codes for MTGENRSVVTHFFFEPFSNIFEVQATLFLLVLLMFIIDLGGNILIIVITLVDPVLHSPMYFFLRNLSCVEISYTSSTIPKMLLSFFSKENRISFLGCAMQLNFFALLGITECFVLAAMAYDRYVAICHPLHYMTMMNRRVCFQLLAVSWLMGVLVGVGQTASTFTLPFCGPNRINHFFCDLPPLLKLVCVNTYRNEIITYAVTIIFIMVPFMLILVSYACILQTILKIPSAESRKKTFSTCSSHLIVVTLFYGSGIVTYLRPKSFYSLSSDKLLSLFYTLMSPMLNPLIYSLRNKEVKQTLKWLISRKIYHSTV